The following proteins come from a genomic window of Pseudomonas sp. WJP1:
- a CDS encoding DUF3313 domain-containing protein translates to MRKRYSLPLLAVATLVLSACSNKKVASSDTYSGFLKDYSALTEHQSPSGEPVLSWVNPTLELNRYTQVYIEPSRYYPQPAPSKRLPQTTLDDTTWYYDAALKHELGKVLTVVTTPGPKTLIVRPAITRVTASTQGLRFYEWLPITLVAAGVSTATGIRDQDSEIATEVAFVDGGNRTLVAKVVRKGTGVPLENDKEVITTANVKGVLDGWASDLRKSYLAMRQ, encoded by the coding sequence ATGAGAAAGCGCTACTCGCTACCGCTATTGGCCGTTGCAACCCTCGTCCTCTCGGCGTGCAGCAACAAAAAAGTCGCATCATCGGACACCTATTCAGGCTTTCTGAAAGACTACAGCGCCTTGACGGAGCACCAGTCACCCTCGGGGGAGCCGGTATTGAGCTGGGTGAACCCGACCCTTGAGCTCAACCGTTACACGCAGGTCTATATCGAACCGAGCCGGTACTACCCGCAGCCCGCACCCAGCAAGCGCCTGCCACAGACCACGCTTGACGACACGACCTGGTACTACGATGCGGCGCTCAAGCACGAGCTGGGCAAGGTCTTGACCGTGGTCACCACCCCAGGCCCCAAAACCCTGATCGTGCGGCCGGCAATCACGCGAGTGACGGCCAGCACACAGGGCCTGCGCTTTTACGAATGGCTGCCGATCACCCTGGTTGCGGCAGGTGTCAGCACCGCCACCGGGATCCGTGACCAGGACAGTGAAATTGCCACCGAAGTAGCCTTTGTCGATGGCGGGAACAGGACCCTGGTCGCCAAAGTGGTGCGCAAGGGCACGGGAGTGCCGCTGGAAAACGACAAAGAGGTGATCACCACGGCAAACGTCAAGGGCGTGCTCGACGGCTGGGCCAGCGACCTGCGCAAGTCGTATCTTGCGATGCGCCAGTAG
- a CDS encoding RHS repeat-associated core domain-containing protein has protein sequence MTSSPREAVLCHYHYDPLDRLISHVLADTPERQRFYCKSRLSTEIQGAIRYSIVQNEEQLLAQQRSEGDAPETTLLVTDQQRSVLHRLKANHPPQPIAYSPYGHRPVGSGLLSLLGFNGERPDPVTGCYLLGNGYRAFNPVLMRFNSPDSFSPFEKGGINAYAYCGGNPVNRTDPTGHSWVDDIIDEVITKIPLGKEHLKKTIAKNTAREIAENTPPALRGIDPPDELYFDRYTIIKNARNKTREKFETALAKVEELKRLPPSIQNLEKMSKLFSNAKKNLDASYVFDLARIDHKVMISMKISPPIQKSIPTTATSISNSPSPSASAANIRKSEQTKK, from the coding sequence ATGACATCATCACCGCGCGAAGCCGTACTCTGCCATTACCACTACGACCCCCTCGATCGCCTGATCAGTCATGTTCTAGCAGATACCCCCGAACGCCAGCGCTTCTACTGCAAAAGCCGGTTGTCCACCGAGATACAGGGGGCGATTCGCTACTCGATCGTCCAGAATGAAGAACAGTTGTTGGCACAACAACGAAGCGAGGGTGATGCACCTGAAACCACGCTGCTGGTCACCGACCAGCAGCGTTCGGTGTTGCACAGGCTCAAGGCCAATCATCCACCGCAACCCATCGCTTATTCGCCCTATGGTCACCGTCCTGTTGGAAGCGGGTTGCTCAGCCTGCTCGGTTTTAACGGCGAACGGCCGGATCCGGTGACCGGGTGTTATTTGCTGGGGAATGGGTATAGGGCGTTTAATCCCGTATTGATGCGGTTTAATAGCCCCGATAGTTTTAGCCCGTTTGAAAAAGGAGGAATTAATGCATACGCGTATTGCGGCGGAAACCCTGTAAATCGAACTGACCCCACCGGACACTCCTGGGTGGATGATATTATAGATGAAGTCATAACAAAAATCCCTCTCGGAAAAGAGCACCTCAAGAAAACAATTGCAAAAAATACAGCTAGAGAAATAGCGGAGAACACCCCTCCTGCACTCAGAGGCATAGACCCTCCAGACGAATTATATTTCGACAGATATACAATAATAAAAAACGCCCGCAATAAGACAAGAGAAAAATTCGAGACAGCACTGGCCAAGGTAGAAGAGCTTAAAAGGCTGCCACCCTCTATTCAAAACTTAGAAAAAATGAGCAAGCTTTTCTCAAACGCAAAGAAAAACCTGGACGCTTCATACGTATTTGATCTCGCGCGAATAGATCATAAAGTGATGATTTCTATGAAAATATCACCACCTATTCAAAAAAGTATACCAACAACCGCAACCTCTATCTCAAACAGCCCCTCCCCCTCAGCTAGTGCAGCTAATATCAGGAAAAGCGAACAAACAAAAAAGTAG
- the tynA gene encoding primary-amine oxidase, with translation MSSAKASPKRSPFARLALAISLSALGLPLSMGNAQAHGGHAEMVPLQAGLEEFGASVKWDDYSNLFTIAKDGVYLKVKPDSKVAMLNGKRMELTVPVVFKGKTAFMSKDFINQVFQSGLDTTFVVETRPNPLNPLTADEITAAVDIIKKSEHYKPDFRFTEVSVKEPPKDQVWNFVYTGQNVTQPRQANIVVLEGKHVIEALVDLDSKALQSWKPIEGAHGMVLLDDFATVQTAVETSPEYAQALAKRGINDVKKVVATPLTVGYFDGKDGLAQDKRLLKIVSYLNVDDGNYWAHPIEGLVAIVDLEQKKLIKIEDEALVPVPMKPTPYDGRGRKGVAVKPLEIIEPEGKNYTITGNSIHWQNWDFHVRLDSRVGPILSTVTYDDKGKKRKIMYEGSLGGMIVPYGDPDVGWYFKAYLDSGDYGMGTLTSPIARGKDAPENAVLLDATIADYTGAPTSIPRAMAVFERYAGPEYKHQEMGQPNLSTERRELVVRWISTVGNYDYIFDWVFQQNGTIGIDAGATGIEAVKGVKSKTMHEETAKEDTRYGTLLDHNIVGTTHQHIYNFRLDMDVDGESNSLVEVNPVVLPNDRGGPRTSTMQTETRVVSTEQQAAQKFDPSTVRLLSNLSKENKVGNPVSYQLIPYAGGTHPVAKGANFGTDEWLYHRLSFMDKQLWVTQYNPEEKYPEGKYPNRSDKDSGLGQFTQDNHSIENTDDVVWLTTGTTHIARAEEWPIMPTEWVHVLLKPWNFFDETPTLNLNSPK, from the coding sequence ATGTCCAGCGCCAAAGCATCGCCCAAAAGATCACCGTTTGCCCGGCTCGCCCTGGCCATCTCCCTGAGCGCCCTCGGCCTGCCGTTGTCCATGGGCAATGCCCAGGCCCACGGCGGTCACGCCGAAATGGTGCCTTTGCAAGCGGGCCTCGAGGAGTTTGGCGCCAGCGTCAAATGGGACGACTACTCGAACCTGTTCACCATTGCCAAGGACGGGGTCTACCTCAAGGTCAAGCCGGACAGCAAAGTGGCCATGCTCAACGGCAAGCGCATGGAGCTGACGGTGCCCGTGGTGTTCAAGGGCAAGACGGCGTTCATGTCCAAGGACTTCATCAACCAGGTCTTCCAGTCCGGCCTGGACACGACCTTTGTCGTTGAGACCCGCCCTAACCCGCTCAACCCCCTGACGGCGGACGAAATCACCGCCGCAGTGGACATCATCAAGAAGTCCGAGCACTACAAGCCCGACTTCCGCTTCACCGAAGTATCGGTCAAGGAACCACCGAAGGATCAGGTGTGGAACTTCGTCTACACCGGGCAAAACGTGACCCAGCCGCGCCAGGCCAATATCGTGGTGCTGGAAGGCAAGCATGTGATCGAAGCGCTGGTGGATCTCGACAGCAAGGCGCTGCAATCCTGGAAGCCGATCGAAGGCGCCCACGGCATGGTGCTGCTGGATGATTTCGCCACGGTGCAAACCGCCGTCGAGACCAGCCCCGAATACGCCCAGGCCCTGGCCAAGCGTGGCATCAACGATGTGAAGAAGGTCGTCGCCACGCCGCTGACCGTCGGTTACTTCGACGGCAAGGACGGCTTGGCCCAGGACAAGCGCCTGCTGAAGATTGTCAGCTACCTCAATGTCGATGACGGCAACTATTGGGCACACCCGATCGAGGGCCTGGTGGCGATCGTCGATCTGGAGCAGAAAAAACTCATCAAGATCGAAGACGAAGCACTCGTTCCGGTCCCGATGAAACCGACGCCCTACGACGGACGCGGGCGCAAGGGCGTGGCGGTCAAGCCGCTGGAAATCATCGAACCCGAAGGCAAGAACTACACCATCACCGGCAACAGCATTCACTGGCAGAACTGGGACTTCCACGTTCGCCTCGATTCGCGGGTCGGCCCGATCCTGTCCACCGTCACCTACGACGACAAGGGCAAAAAGCGCAAGATCATGTACGAAGGCTCCCTGGGCGGGATGATCGTGCCTTACGGCGACCCGGATGTGGGCTGGTACTTCAAGGCTTACCTGGATTCCGGCGACTACGGCATGGGTACCCTGACCTCACCGATCGCCCGTGGCAAAGACGCTCCGGAAAACGCCGTGCTGCTGGACGCCACCATCGCCGACTACACTGGCGCACCGACCTCGATTCCGCGCGCCATGGCGGTGTTCGAGCGCTATGCCGGTCCGGAATACAAACACCAGGAAATGGGCCAGCCCAACCTCAGCACCGAGCGGCGTGAACTGGTGGTGCGCTGGATCAGCACGGTCGGCAACTACGACTACATCTTCGACTGGGTCTTCCAGCAGAACGGCACCATCGGCATCGACGCCGGCGCCACCGGCATCGAAGCGGTCAAGGGCGTGAAATCGAAAACCATGCACGAAGAAACCGCCAAGGAAGACACGCGCTACGGCACCCTGCTCGACCACAACATCGTCGGCACCACGCACCAGCACATCTATAACTTCCGCCTGGACATGGACGTGGACGGTGAAAGCAACTCGCTGGTGGAAGTGAACCCGGTGGTGCTGCCCAACGACCGTGGCGGGCCGCGCACCAGCACCATGCAGACCGAAACCCGCGTGGTCAGCACCGAACAGCAAGCGGCGCAGAAGTTCGACCCGTCGACCGTTCGCCTGCTGAGCAACCTCAGCAAGGAAAACAAGGTCGGCAACCCGGTGTCCTACCAGTTGATTCCCTATGCCGGTGGCACGCATCCGGTGGCCAAGGGCGCCAACTTCGGCACGGACGAATGGCTGTACCACCGCCTGAGTTTCATGGACAAGCAGCTGTGGGTGACGCAATACAACCCGGAAGAGAAGTACCCGGAAGGCAAGTACCCGAACCGCTCGGACAAAGACTCGGGGCTGGGGCAATTCACCCAGGACAACCATT